The following are encoded in a window of Brevibacillus ruminantium genomic DNA:
- the rnz gene encoding ribonuclease Z codes for MHVTFLGTGSGAPSTRRNVSGIALGFDQKSKWWLFDCGEGTQHQILRSALKISQLEKIFITHLHGDHLYGLIGLLASRSLRNDHATPVELYGPPGVDRYLKAVMDVSPVHLHYPLQVKIIQEGIIYEDEECTVICRKVQHRIPAYAYAVREKEKPGTFLVERAKSAGIPPGPLYAALKRGEQITLPDGRVVSGADYVGPPQPGRTVVFSGDTEPCEAVAELAEGADLLIHEATYAFPDKELAVRSGHSTAREAAQMAKRAGVKALVLTHFSPRYENEDGELTMEDLLKEAQEVFPDTTLAADFASFTVRRERKTAGEER; via the coding sequence ATGCATGTTACCTTTTTAGGAACCGGTTCCGGTGCCCCGTCAACACGAAGAAATGTAAGCGGGATCGCACTCGGATTTGACCAAAAATCAAAATGGTGGCTGTTTGATTGCGGAGAAGGAACGCAGCATCAGATTCTCCGTTCCGCTCTAAAAATCAGCCAACTGGAAAAAATCTTTATTACCCATCTGCATGGTGATCACCTGTATGGCTTGATTGGACTTTTGGCGAGCCGTTCGTTGCGCAATGACCACGCGACTCCCGTCGAGCTGTATGGACCCCCGGGCGTAGACCGTTATCTGAAAGCCGTGATGGACGTCAGTCCTGTACATTTGCACTATCCGCTTCAAGTGAAAATCATTCAAGAAGGCATCATTTATGAGGATGAAGAATGTACCGTGATCTGCAGAAAAGTGCAGCATCGGATTCCCGCCTACGCCTACGCTGTGCGGGAAAAAGAAAAGCCGGGTACTTTTCTCGTGGAACGGGCGAAAAGCGCTGGTATTCCGCCAGGACCGCTGTATGCTGCCTTGAAACGGGGAGAGCAGATAACGCTACCCGACGGTCGTGTCGTAAGCGGTGCGGATTATGTCGGTCCGCCCCAGCCGGGACGAACGGTTGTCTTTAGTGGAGATACGGAGCCTTGCGAAGCGGTTGCCGAGCTGGCGGAGGGGGCCGATTTGCTGATCCATGAGGCTACATACGCATTTCCTGACAAAGAGCTGGCGGTGCGAAGCGGACATTCAACTGCGAGGGAAGCCGCGCAAATGGCCAAGAGGGCAGGGGTGAAAGCGTTGGTTTTGACTCATTTTAGTCCCCGCTATGAAAACGAAGACGGCGAACTGACCATGGAGGATTTGCTGAAAGAGGCACAGGAAGTCTTTCCTGACACAACACTGGCTGCTGATTTTGCTTCATTTACCGTCAGGAGGGAGCGAAAGACAGCGGGAGAGGAAAGGTGA